In one Pseudomonadota bacterium genomic region, the following are encoded:
- the pgl gene encoding 6-phosphogluconolactonase has translation MSTRSNPTIERFATREEATSALSGVMAVAIERAVGADRRAWLCLSGGSSPVSLFRTLGRQTLPWGSVDLTLSDERWVPVDHADSNEALVRRELLQGPGAAARLHGLYREQPAPEDAVDAVNRHFATLDEPFDYCLLGMGADGHTASLFPDATNLAALLSEREAAAAVYVPRLSQPRITLSPPRLLASREIGLLLFGDEKLIVLERAMGGDDPAELPVRCVLQQARVPVTCYWAP, from the coding sequence ATGAGTACGCGTAGTAACCCCACGATTGAGCGCTTCGCTACGCGCGAAGAGGCCACCTCCGCCTTGAGCGGCGTGATGGCGGTGGCCATCGAGCGGGCCGTTGGAGCTGATCGACGCGCCTGGTTATGCCTGAGCGGTGGATCATCGCCAGTGAGCCTGTTCCGGACCCTCGGTCGACAGACCCTGCCGTGGGGCAGCGTCGACCTGACGCTGAGCGATGAGCGCTGGGTGCCCGTCGATCATGCCGACAGCAACGAAGCCCTCGTGCGCCGTGAACTTCTGCAGGGCCCGGGCGCAGCGGCGCGCCTCCACGGTCTTTACCGAGAACAACCGGCTCCGGAAGACGCCGTAGACGCAGTCAACCGCCATTTCGCCACGCTCGACGAGCCCTTCGACTACTGCCTGCTCGGCATGGGCGCGGATGGGCACACGGCCTCCCTGTTCCCCGATGCGACCAATCTCGCCGCCTTGCTCAGCGAACGCGAGGCAGCTGCGGCGGTCTACGTGCCGCGCCTCTCGCAGCCGCGCATCACGCTGAGTCCTCCGCGCCTGCTGGCTTCCCGTGAGATCGGCCTACTGCTGTTCGGCGACGAGAAGCTCATCGTGCTTGAGCGCGCGATGGGGGGGGATGATCCGGCGGAGTTACCGGTGCGATGCGTGCTGCAGCAGGCCCGTGTTCCTGTCACTTGTTATTGGGCGCCTTAG
- the edd gene encoding phosphogluconate dehydratase yields MSDQTLHPTLEKITQRIEARSQVARAAYLEKIEHARRNGPHRGVLSCGNLAHGFAACAEDGKEALSGSRRANIGVISAYNDMLSAHQPLEIYPRWIKEAAWAAGGMAQFAGGVPAMCDGVTQGQPGMELSLFSRDVIAMATAVSLSHNMFDAAICLGVCDKIVPGLLIGALSFGHLPVIMVPAGPMPSGLPNDEKARVRQLHAEGKVGRDALLDAESKSYHSPGTCTFYGTANSNQLMMEFMGLHLPGTSFVNPGTPLREALTRAAAVQALRITDLADDAGAYRPIGQVLDAKAILNGMIGLLSSGGSTNHTIHLVAIAHAAGIQIDWTDFAELSDVVPLLARVYPNGSADVNHLHAAGGIQLMMRELLGAGLLHGDVLTIMGSGLDAYRDEPYLAGDDLEWRGGPTRSLDTDVLRPVNEPFSPTGGIRLMEGNLGRAIVKVSAVKDEHRVVEAPARVFQSQGAVLEAFKAGELDRDCVVVVTYQGPSANGMPELHKLTPSLTAVQSRGHSVALVTDGRMSGASGKVPAAIQVTPECLNGGPLAKVRDGDLLRVDTHAGELCALVDTAQWDSRESVPCATRDTLGMGRELFEVFRNVVTGAEQGAVYTGAADEIQATSMPQDG; encoded by the coding sequence ATGAGCGACCAGACCTTACATCCCACCCTGGAGAAGATCACCCAACGGATCGAAGCGCGTAGCCAGGTCGCGCGGGCCGCTTACCTCGAGAAGATCGAACACGCGCGGCGCAACGGTCCCCACCGTGGGGTGCTCTCCTGCGGCAACCTGGCCCACGGGTTCGCTGCCTGTGCGGAGGACGGCAAGGAGGCCCTGTCCGGCAGCCGGCGCGCCAACATAGGGGTCATCTCCGCTTACAACGATATGCTCTCCGCGCATCAGCCGCTCGAGATCTATCCCCGTTGGATCAAGGAGGCTGCCTGGGCGGCGGGAGGTATGGCGCAGTTCGCCGGTGGCGTGCCAGCCATGTGCGACGGGGTCACGCAGGGCCAACCGGGCATGGAGCTGTCCCTGTTCAGTCGCGACGTCATCGCGATGGCCACCGCCGTTTCGCTCTCGCACAACATGTTCGATGCGGCCATCTGCCTCGGTGTGTGCGACAAGATCGTGCCCGGATTGCTGATCGGTGCTCTGTCCTTCGGGCATCTGCCGGTGATCATGGTGCCGGCAGGGCCGATGCCCTCCGGGTTGCCAAACGATGAGAAGGCCCGCGTTCGCCAGCTGCATGCCGAGGGCAAGGTGGGGCGTGATGCGCTGCTCGATGCGGAGTCGAAGTCCTACCACTCACCGGGGACCTGCACCTTCTACGGCACGGCCAATAGCAACCAGCTGATGATGGAGTTCATGGGGCTGCACTTGCCGGGGACGTCCTTCGTGAACCCGGGCACGCCCTTGCGCGAGGCGCTGACGCGCGCTGCCGCTGTGCAGGCCCTGCGCATTACGGACTTGGCGGACGATGCGGGTGCTTACCGTCCCATCGGCCAGGTGTTGGACGCTAAGGCGATCTTAAACGGCATGATCGGCCTACTCAGCTCCGGCGGCTCCACAAACCACACGATCCATCTCGTCGCGATTGCTCACGCGGCGGGCATTCAGATCGATTGGACCGATTTCGCGGAGCTGTCCGACGTGGTGCCACTGCTGGCGCGCGTTTATCCGAACGGCTCGGCCGACGTGAACCACTTGCACGCGGCCGGCGGTATCCAGTTGATGATGCGCGAGCTGCTCGGCGCAGGCCTCCTGCACGGTGATGTCCTCACCATCATGGGCTCAGGGCTCGATGCCTACCGAGACGAGCCCTACCTCGCCGGCGACGATCTCGAATGGCGTGGAGGTCCAACCAGGAGCTTGGACACGGACGTGCTGCGCCCGGTCAACGAGCCCTTTTCACCCACGGGTGGCATTAGGCTGATGGAAGGGAACCTCGGGCGCGCGATCGTCAAGGTGTCGGCGGTGAAGGACGAGCACCGCGTGGTGGAAGCACCTGCGCGAGTGTTCCAATCCCAAGGTGCTGTGCTCGAGGCCTTCAAGGCAGGCGAGCTAGACCGGGACTGTGTAGTGGTCGTGACCTACCAGGGTCCATCGGCGAACGGCATGCCCGAGCTGCACAAGCTCACGCCGAGCCTAACGGCCGTGCAGAGCCGCGGTCACTCGGTGGCCTTGGTCACGGACGGGCGCATGTCTGGCGCGAGCGGTAAGGTGCCGGCAGCGATTCAGGTCACGCCCGAGTGCCTCAACGGCGGACCCCTCGCCAAGGTGCGCGACGGGGATTTGCTGCGCGTAGACACTCACGCTGGCGAGCTGTGTGCCCTCGTCGACACAGCCCAGTGGGACAGTCGCGAGTCCGTGCCCTGCGCCACGCGCGATACGCTCGGCATGGGGCGCGAACTGTTCGAGGTGTTCCGCAACGTGGTCACGGGGGCGGAGCAGGGTGCTGTGTACACCGGTGCGGCGGATGAGATTCAAGCGACTAGCATGCCCCAAGACGGCTGA
- the eda gene encoding bifunctional 4-hydroxy-2-oxoglutarate aldolase/2-dehydro-3-deoxy-phosphogluconate aldolase, with translation MDITIDTVLERSRVVPVASIPDATYAVAIGEALMQGGVQIIEVTLRTRDALAAIEALRRELPDLLVGAGTVWTAHDWVLAEEAGAQFIVSPGSPPELVASARRRRLPYLPGAQTPTEVASLVASGYTAAKFFPAGPAGGVSALKAMSAVFPGIRFCPTGGISLDTAPQYLALGAVPCVGGSWLLPREAVDGRDWSGIAELARGVREL, from the coding sequence ATGGACATTACGATCGATACGGTGCTGGAGCGCTCTCGGGTCGTCCCCGTGGCCAGTATTCCTGATGCCACCTACGCCGTGGCTATCGGCGAGGCGCTGATGCAGGGCGGCGTGCAGATCATCGAGGTGACCCTGCGCACCCGCGATGCCTTGGCGGCGATTGAAGCCCTGCGCCGCGAGCTTCCTGATCTGCTCGTCGGAGCGGGCACCGTGTGGACAGCTCACGACTGGGTGCTGGCCGAAGAGGCCGGAGCGCAGTTCATCGTCTCGCCCGGATCACCCCCGGAGCTCGTGGCCTCGGCACGCCGTCGTCGCTTGCCCTACCTGCCGGGCGCTCAGACCCCGACGGAGGTGGCGAGCTTGGTGGCCTCGGGCTATACGGCGGCCAAGTTCTTCCCGGCGGGACCTGCCGGTGGGGTCAGCGCGCTCAAGGCCATGTCCGCCGTGTTCCCGGGGATTCGATTTTGCCCGACGGGCGGGATCTCCCTGGATACGGCGCCCCAGTACCTCGCGCTCGGCGCTGTCCCCTGCGTGGGCGGCAGCTGGTTGCTGCCCCGCGAGGCGGTGGATGGACGCGACTGGTCGGGGATTGCGGAGCTGGCGCGCGGTGTACGCGAGCTCTGA